In Companilactobacillus allii, one genomic interval encodes:
- a CDS encoding UDP-N-acetylmuramoyl-L-alanyl-D-glutamate--2,6-diaminopimelate ligase translates to MSLEISKAIDLLKEHDLLVSSKILDKDLFVTNISYNSREDQNNGIFFCKGNNFKSEYLEQAIDAGAAIYVAEKEFDSNISNIIVRDVQKALSLLSAAFYGNPERELFIIAFTGTKGKTTTSYFIHNILDKVYPGKVALFSTVDRITGPKPEDKFKSDLTTPESMELFRDMRHAVDSGMTKLVMEVSSQAYKKNRVYGLKFDIGGFLNITPDHIGENEHPTYADYLYCKKQLLINSKVNIINAQTNDFDTVIDAARQTSDDKDIYLFGRDSKDSDISLSSKEATLSDSVFDISSITQKGKSLDVDGEYKLGVVGDFNEMNATAAIIASKLAGGDNKDIVEGLSTARVPGRMEHINTVSHGTIFVDYAHNYASMKALLGFLRTEYPKSKIKVVVGSPGNKGVSRRAGFAKVLTDLADSAILTTDDPGFEDPADICKQIDEGIDHSKVEVETIIDRPAAIRKMIETSGGDDIVVLAAKGDDPYQKTNGVDVPYPSDPVVARKILKDIEG, encoded by the coding sequence ATGAGTTTAGAAATAAGTAAAGCTATTGATTTATTAAAAGAGCATGATTTGCTGGTATCTAGCAAAATACTAGATAAGGACCTTTTCGTTACCAATATTAGCTATAACTCAAGAGAAGATCAGAATAATGGGATATTCTTCTGTAAAGGTAATAATTTCAAGTCAGAATATCTAGAGCAGGCAATAGATGCCGGTGCAGCAATCTATGTGGCCGAAAAAGAGTTTGATTCTAATATCAGTAACATCATCGTAAGGGATGTTCAAAAGGCATTGTCACTATTGAGTGCAGCTTTTTATGGTAATCCAGAGCGCGAATTATTTATTATTGCCTTCACTGGTACGAAGGGAAAGACGACTACTTCATATTTTATCCATAATATTTTGGACAAGGTTTATCCAGGAAAAGTAGCATTATTTTCGACAGTCGACCGCATCACTGGACCAAAGCCTGAAGATAAGTTCAAATCAGACTTAACAACACCTGAATCTATGGAATTATTCCGCGATATGCGTCATGCGGTTGATTCTGGTATGACGAAGCTTGTTATGGAAGTATCATCTCAAGCTTACAAAAAGAATCGTGTTTATGGTTTGAAGTTTGATATTGGTGGATTTTTGAATATCACACCAGATCATATCGGTGAAAATGAACATCCGACTTATGCTGATTATTTGTACTGCAAAAAGCAATTGCTCATTAATTCCAAAGTCAATATTATCAATGCCCAAACAAATGACTTTGACACAGTTATTGATGCTGCCAGACAGACTAGTGATGACAAAGATATTTACTTATTTGGTCGTGACAGTAAGGATTCTGATATCAGCCTCTCTAGTAAGGAAGCTACATTGAGTGATAGCGTATTTGATATTTCATCAATAACTCAAAAAGGTAAGTCATTAGATGTTGATGGTGAATACAAACTAGGTGTTGTTGGAGACTTTAATGAAATGAACGCTACAGCTGCTATAATTGCTTCTAAGCTAGCTGGTGGAGATAATAAGGATATTGTTGAAGGATTGAGTACAGCACGTGTACCGGGTAGAATGGAGCATATCAATACAGTTAGCCATGGAACAATTTTCGTGGATTATGCTCATAATTATGCTAGTATGAAAGCTCTACTTGGATTCTTGAGAACTGAATATCCTAAGTCAAAGATCAAAGTTGTCGTGGGAAGTCCGGGTAATAAAGGAGTTTCTAGACGTGCTGGCTTTGCGAAAGTATTAACGGACTTAGCGGACAGTGCTATTTTGACTACTGATGATCCTGGATTTGAGGATCCAGCTGATATTTGTAAACAGATCGATGAAGGAATCGATCACTCTAAAGTAGAGGTCGAAACTATTATTGATCGACCCGCAGCAATCCGTAAAATGATTGAGACTAGTGGTGGGGATGACATCGTAGTCCTTGCTGCCAAGGGGGACGATCCTTATCAAAAGACAAATGGAGTTGATGTTCCATATCCGAGTGATCCAGTTGTCGCAAGGAAGATTTTAAAAGATATTGAGGGGTAA
- a CDS encoding D-alanyl-D-alanine carboxypeptidase family protein: MKKIIQKLLLLASVMILIPVFQPQTVAAATEPELNAKAAMAFDEKTGQIMYSKNTDEKVAIGSITKIITLYLVTKAIDSGELKETDMLTPTKEQADMTQEAELTNVRLDADKTYSVKNLYSAAWIVSSNSAAMMLAQKVSGNQKSFVRLMRRTLKDWGINDAKIYNVSGLNNDDLYNGMYLGNKDNENKLSVNDIAIIVKHILDEYPEVLKTTSQAKLEFPVDGETKTYNSLNLLLKDQRDYQEGYEFDGLKTGTTKKAGESFVGTLPMDGTRVVTIVMDVTGDESDNDKRFRSTQNLARYVKENYTRTKIMTPGDKVDTKYTPQKDVYMWLPSDFDLGSLKYEKSKNDLGFKTTYNGKTVKLNAINSPNGYIPYTKTEKKIKIKKVATKTTNWWDNVVHFFTNLF; this comes from the coding sequence ATGAAAAAAATTATACAAAAATTACTATTACTAGCATCAGTTATGATATTGATACCAGTTTTTCAACCACAAACTGTAGCAGCGGCAACAGAACCTGAACTAAATGCCAAGGCCGCAATGGCTTTTGATGAAAAAACTGGCCAAATTATGTATTCAAAGAATACTGATGAAAAAGTTGCCATCGGTTCCATAACTAAAATAATCACATTGTATCTAGTGACCAAAGCAATAGACTCTGGTGAGTTAAAAGAAACAGATATGTTAACTCCGACCAAAGAACAAGCGGATATGACTCAAGAAGCTGAGCTAACTAATGTAAGGCTTGATGCTGACAAGACTTATTCAGTCAAGAATCTCTACAGTGCAGCGTGGATAGTATCATCTAACTCGGCAGCTATGATGTTGGCCCAAAAAGTCTCTGGTAATCAGAAGTCATTTGTAAGATTAATGAGGAGAACTTTGAAGGACTGGGGAATCAATGATGCAAAAATCTACAATGTTTCAGGCTTGAACAATGATGATCTGTACAATGGGATGTATCTTGGCAATAAGGATAATGAGAACAAATTATCCGTCAATGACATAGCGATTATTGTTAAACATATTCTTGATGAATATCCTGAAGTTTTGAAAACTACATCTCAAGCAAAATTGGAATTTCCAGTTGATGGTGAAACCAAGACTTATAACTCGTTGAATCTTTTGTTGAAGGATCAACGTGACTACCAAGAAGGATATGAATTCGACGGTCTAAAAACAGGTACTACAAAAAAAGCCGGTGAGTCTTTTGTAGGTACTCTTCCAATGGATGGCACACGAGTTGTTACAATTGTTATGGATGTAACTGGGGATGAGTCGGATAATGATAAGAGGTTCCGGAGCACACAAAACTTGGCTCGTTATGTTAAAGAAAATTACACAAGAACTAAGATCATGACACCAGGGGATAAGGTCGATACCAAATACACACCACAAAAAGATGTTTATATGTGGTTACCAAGTGACTTTGATCTTGGAAGCTTGAAGTATGAGAAATCAAAGAATGATTTGGGATTCAAAACTACTTATAATGGTAAAACTGTTAAATTAAATGCAATAAATTCGCCGAATGGGTATATTCCATACACTAAAACGGAGAAAAAGATAAAAATCAAAAAAGTAGCTACCAAGACAACTAATTGGTGGGATAACGTAGTTCATTTCTTCACGAATCTATTCTAG
- a CDS encoding sensor histidine kinase: MMIKSYRQFEVYKVEAELIQIAAGDLNHKINLKVNKRLQSVVDSVNLLVSNTNKHIAEQKKSEKSKDELIANVSHDLRTPLTSVIGYLGLIESNNYSDLDQILKYAHVAYKKSLEMQNLVNSLFEYANVEHATSTLNLTQFDMAQMLDQLSADFELEANRRGMEIIVNTKPNKIEMLGDTEKLGRVFNNLITNAFKYGKGATHLWLEAEKTSKEVIIQIANNGQPIPKDSLSHLFDRFYRVEDSRSKETGGTGLGLAIAKSMVKVHGGTIAVTSNEERTAFIIHFPNSEPKK; this comes from the coding sequence ATGATGATAAAGTCTTATCGTCAATTTGAAGTATACAAGGTAGAAGCTGAATTGATTCAAATCGCTGCTGGAGATCTTAATCACAAGATCAATCTTAAGGTCAACAAGAGATTACAAAGTGTGGTCGATAGTGTCAATTTATTAGTTTCCAATACGAATAAACATATAGCTGAACAAAAGAAATCTGAGAAGAGTAAAGATGAATTGATTGCTAACGTCAGTCACGACCTTCGGACGCCATTAACATCAGTCATTGGATATCTAGGCTTGATCGAGAGTAACAATTATTCTGACCTGGATCAAATATTAAAATATGCCCATGTAGCGTATAAGAAATCTCTGGAAATGCAAAATTTGGTGAATTCTTTATTTGAATATGCCAATGTTGAACATGCCACTAGTACCTTGAATCTTACGCAGTTTGATATGGCGCAAATGCTTGACCAATTGTCGGCTGACTTTGAATTAGAGGCTAACAGGCGTGGTATGGAAATAATCGTTAATACTAAACCAAATAAGATCGAGATGTTAGGCGATACTGAAAAGCTCGGTCGAGTATTTAACAACTTGATAACTAATGCATTTAAATATGGTAAAGGTGCGACGCATTTGTGGTTAGAGGCGGAGAAGACCTCTAAGGAAGTTATTATCCAGATTGCTAATAACGGCCAGCCAATACCAAAGGATTCGTTGTCACACCTGTTTGACAGGTTCTATCGTGTAGAAGACTCTAGGTCAAAGGAAACTGGTGGAACAGGACTAGGCTTGGCCATTGCTAAGAGTATGGTTAAAGTGCATGGTGGTACAATAGCAGTTACATCAAATGAAGAACGAACAGCGTTTATTATTCATTTCCCAAATTCGGAGCCGAAAAAATAA
- a CDS encoding response regulator transcription factor translates to MKILVVDDDKEIVELLSIYIKNEGYEPISANSGQEALDALARHSDIALMILDIMMPGIDGIEVVKRVRKTSQIPIIIVSAKTTDMDKIQGLITGADDYVTKPFNPLEIMARIRSLLRRSVQQTSKNVPDKLEVGPITIYKDSHEVVTSSGNKVQLTALEFGVLYLLASHPNRVFSADEIFERVWKQESVVSAKTVMVHVSHLRDKLEESTDGEKVIETVWGVGYKVEV, encoded by the coding sequence ATGAAGATATTAGTAGTAGATGACGACAAAGAGATTGTTGAATTACTTAGTATTTACATAAAAAATGAGGGGTATGAGCCTATTTCTGCCAACTCCGGTCAAGAGGCACTTGATGCTTTGGCTAGACATAGTGATATTGCGTTGATGATACTTGATATTATGATGCCTGGAATTGACGGTATTGAGGTTGTCAAACGTGTACGTAAGACTTCACAGATTCCCATTATAATCGTATCCGCCAAAACAACTGATATGGATAAGATCCAAGGTCTTATTACCGGTGCGGATGATTATGTAACTAAGCCATTCAATCCATTGGAGATTATGGCTCGTATCCGTTCACTTCTTCGTCGAAGCGTACAACAAACATCAAAAAATGTCCCTGATAAATTAGAAGTAGGTCCAATTACTATCTATAAAGACTCGCATGAAGTTGTTACAAGTTCTGGTAATAAGGTACAATTAACAGCTCTAGAGTTTGGTGTTTTATATCTTCTAGCTAGCCATCCCAACCGTGTCTTTTCAGCTGATGAAATATTCGAACGTGTCTGGAAACAAGAGTCAGTTGTTTCCGCTAAGACAGTTATGGTACACGTTAGTCACCTACGAGATAAGCTTGAAGAGTCTACAGACGGTGAAAAAGTAATTGAGACCGTTTGGGGCGTCGGATACAAAGTGGAGGTTTGA
- a CDS encoding PTS sugar transporter subunit IIC: MTEQSKFGKKFIDKFTEISIKIGNQIYLKSLRDAFAMIMPLFILAGIGVLINNVIFTLFFKGAILVNFQTFGNYLVNGTLNIAGLLIAPVVGYCLSRNRNYSNKLGAAIVSLSGLIVMMPAVLSATSVDQKHTFNITGYLSFNNIGVQGMFAGIIIGLVATEMFIKLSNIKKFKINLGENVPPAVGDSFLTLIPTVLTLSILAIIAALLTVFGHTDMIKLITSLIQEPLRQVNTSLPGFLLIYSIGNLLFGFGIHQAVINGTLLDPVLIINTNKNMQAFAAGHDVPYIITSVFRDTFGMMGGTGSTICLLIATLLFSKMKSSREVTGLSLVPGLFNINEPVIYGYPIVFNLPLLIPFVLTPVFALLFAYFCTAVGFMNRTVVMVPWTTPPLLNAFLATGGDWRAVVVQGISIIFGILFYIPFMKISETVAMRSANLEK; encoded by the coding sequence ATGACTGAGCAGAGTAAGTTTGGGAAAAAATTTATAGATAAGTTTACAGAGATTTCAATTAAAATTGGTAATCAAATATATTTGAAATCATTAAGAGACGCGTTTGCTATGATAATGCCACTATTTATTTTGGCAGGTATTGGGGTTTTAATTAATAACGTTATTTTTACTTTATTTTTTAAAGGAGCTATATTAGTAAATTTTCAAACATTTGGTAATTATTTGGTTAACGGTACATTGAATATTGCAGGATTATTGATTGCACCGGTAGTAGGATATTGTTTATCACGAAATCGTAATTATTCTAATAAATTGGGTGCTGCCATTGTTTCATTGTCTGGATTGATAGTTATGATGCCGGCTGTATTGAGCGCAACATCAGTTGATCAGAAACATACCTTTAATATAACCGGGTATCTTTCATTCAATAATATCGGCGTTCAAGGGATGTTTGCCGGAATAATTATTGGGTTAGTTGCCACTGAAATGTTTATCAAATTATCCAATATTAAAAAATTTAAAATCAATTTAGGTGAGAATGTTCCTCCAGCTGTTGGGGATTCATTTTTAACACTTATTCCAACTGTATTAACATTGAGTATCTTAGCTATTATCGCAGCATTGTTAACAGTATTTGGACATACAGATATGATCAAATTAATCACGTCATTGATTCAGGAACCACTTCGTCAAGTGAATACTAGTTTGCCAGGGTTCTTATTGATTTACAGTATTGGTAATTTACTATTTGGGTTCGGTATTCATCAAGCAGTTATTAATGGTACTTTGCTAGATCCAGTTTTAATTATTAATACTAATAAAAATATGCAAGCTTTTGCTGCTGGTCACGATGTACCTTATATTATTACCAGTGTATTCAGAGATACTTTTGGAATGATGGGTGGAACGGGTAGCACCATATGTCTACTTATTGCAACACTACTATTTTCAAAAATGAAGTCTAGTCGTGAAGTTACAGGATTATCATTAGTGCCAGGACTATTCAATATTAACGAACCAGTCATTTATGGATATCCAATTGTTTTCAATTTACCATTACTAATTCCATTTGTATTAACACCTGTTTTTGCTTTGTTATTTGCATACTTCTGTACAGCTGTCGGATTTATGAATAGAACAGTAGTCATGGTTCCGTGGACCACACCTCCATTATTAAATGCCTTTTTAGCAACCGGAGGAGATTGGCGAGCAGTAGTTGTCCAAGGAATTTCAATAATATTTGGAATTTTGTTCTATATTCCATTTATGAAAATCAGTGAGACTGTCGCCATGCGTAGTGCTAATTTAGAAAAGTAG
- a CDS encoding glycoside hydrolase family 1 protein, producing MKDEKFLWGNSVSSMQTEGAFDEDGKGLSVYDIKKSTANSSDWKVAIDEYHKFNEDFDLMSNIGMNCYRFQISWSRIIPDGDGEINEEGLEYYDQYIDGLLKRGIVPVICLYHFDMPLKLANKYNGFASSHVTEAFVRFSKIVIDHFFDKVKYWLVFNEQNCTMFEEGFANSGYITGERTIENQYIIATNSLIAYAQVADYIHKFKGLQIGGMVAYQKMYPASAKPEDVAATRKAEEFINNDFLKFFTTGKRSSEVVCYMNNNGLEKIESTLVNAIDNLTNIKSDFLAFSYYYSLVIDSENIPKETAPNYFMSKGKVSNEYLKTSEYGWQIDPLGFRTTITEMYNRYNLPIFPVENGIGAKENWNGKDIIQDDYRIEYHKEHIQAMEDSINIDGAKVMGYLGWGLIDIPSSTGNMEKRYGLVYVNRGNHDLRDLRRVPKKSYYWFKHVIQTNGKELGDKDD from the coding sequence ATGAAAGACGAAAAATTTCTTTGGGGAAATTCAGTTTCAAGTATGCAGACTGAAGGAGCTTTTGATGAAGATGGTAAAGGCTTGTCCGTTTATGATATTAAAAAATCTACAGCTAATTCTAGTGATTGGAAAGTAGCAATAGATGAATATCATAAGTTCAATGAAGATTTTGATTTAATGAGTAATATTGGAATGAATTGTTATAGATTTCAGATTTCTTGGTCGAGAATTATTCCTGACGGGGATGGTGAAATTAATGAAGAAGGATTGGAATATTATGATCAATATATTGATGGATTATTAAAAAGAGGGATTGTTCCGGTAATTTGTCTTTATCATTTTGATATGCCACTTAAACTGGCTAATAAATATAATGGTTTTGCCAGTTCACATGTTACTGAAGCATTTGTTAGATTCTCTAAAATTGTAATTGATCATTTTTTCGACAAAGTAAAATATTGGTTAGTGTTTAATGAACAAAATTGCACAATGTTTGAAGAAGGTTTTGCAAATAGCGGTTATATAACAGGTGAAAGAACTATTGAGAATCAATATATTATTGCCACGAATAGCCTGATAGCCTATGCACAAGTCGCAGACTATATTCATAAATTTAAAGGATTACAAATTGGTGGAATGGTTGCATATCAAAAAATGTATCCAGCATCTGCTAAGCCCGAGGATGTAGCAGCAACCAGAAAAGCTGAAGAATTTATTAATAATGATTTTCTGAAGTTTTTCACCACAGGTAAAAGATCTTCAGAGGTCGTTTGTTATATGAATAACAATGGATTAGAAAAAATTGAGAGTACATTGGTTAATGCAATTGATAATCTTACAAACATAAAAAGTGATTTCTTAGCATTTAGTTATTATTACAGTTTGGTAATTGATTCTGAAAATATTCCTAAGGAAACTGCTCCTAATTACTTTATGAGTAAAGGAAAAGTTTCTAATGAATATCTAAAAACAAGTGAATATGGTTGGCAAATTGATCCGCTTGGTTTTAGAACAACAATTACTGAAATGTATAACCGCTATAATCTTCCGATTTTTCCGGTTGAAAATGGTATTGGAGCAAAAGAAAATTGGAATGGTAAAGATATTATTCAAGATGATTACAGAATTGAATATCATAAGGAACATATTCAAGCCATGGAAGATTCAATAAATATTGATGGAGCTAAGGTCATGGGATATTTGGGATGGGGATTGATAGATATTCCTAGTTCTACCGGTAATATGGAAAAACGCTATGGCCTTGTATATGTTAATCGTGGTAATCATGATTTACGAGATTTAAGAAGAGTTCCAAAAAAGAGTTATTACTGGTTCAAACATGTTATTCAAACTAATGGTAAGGAATTGGGTGATAAAGATGACTGA
- a CDS encoding UTRA domain-containing protein has protein sequence MDILSSQYEGTTQLFRDKGTITTKVLRFDIRLPQKKEAERLNISDTTPVYDVFRLRNLNDEPYELDQSIMPLSVITDLTEQIAKGSIYNFIENNLGLKVGSSTRKISAKKPNDDDIKYLDCKNNDPVLQVSQTVSLTDGRIFEYSHTKHRYDKGSIIVVNNIEK, from the coding sequence TTGGATATTCTATCTAGTCAATATGAAGGAACCACACAATTATTTCGAGATAAAGGGACCATAACAACAAAAGTTTTAAGGTTCGATATTCGACTACCACAAAAAAAAGAAGCTGAAAGACTCAATATATCCGACACTACACCGGTATATGACGTTTTCAGACTTCGTAATTTGAATGACGAACCATATGAATTAGATCAATCCATAATGCCTCTTTCAGTAATAACTGATTTAACAGAACAAATAGCTAAAGGATCAATCTATAATTTCATTGAGAACAACTTAGGATTAAAAGTTGGTAGCTCAACTAGAAAAATCAGTGCTAAAAAGCCCAATGATGATGATATTAAATATCTAGATTGCAAGAATAACGATCCAGTACTACAGGTTTCACAAACAGTTAGTTTGACTGATGGGCGAATATTTGAATATTCACATACAAAACATCGATATGATAAAGGGAGCATTATAGTAGTTAATAATATTGAAAAATAA